The sequence TCGTAATCGATTTCAGGGAAGATGATTTGTTCACGCACACCCATGCTATAGTTACCACGACCATCGAATGATTTAGCGCTTAAACCGCGGAAGTCACGAATACGTGGAACAGCAATTGTAATTAAACGTTCAAAGAACTCCCACATACGCTCACCGCGTAGTGTTACTTTACAACCGATTGGATATCCCTGACGGATTTTAAAGCCAGCAACAGATTTACGAGCTTTAGTTACTAAAGGTTTTTGACCGCTGATTGCTGCTAAGTCCGCTACTGCGTTGTCTAGCAATTTTTTGTCGGTCAATGCTTCACCCACACCCATATTCAGGGTAATCTTTTCGATTCGTGGGACTTGCATGACAGATTTGTAGCCGAATTTATTTTTTAATTCGCTTACTACTTGATCTCTGTAGTAATCATGCAGTTTCGCCATCGCATTACTCCAGTTTGTTAAATAATTTCATTGTTAGATTTGAAGAAACGTACTTTTTTGCCGTCTTCGAATCTAAAACCTACACGGTCAGCTTTATTTGTTTTAGGATTGAAAATCGCAACATTTGAAGCGTCGATTGCAGCTTCTTTCTTCACTAAACCACCAGCTTTTCCTAATGCAGGAACTGGTTTTTCATGTTTAGTAATGATGTTGATACCTTCAACAAACACTTTACCGTTTGGTAACACTTTAGTTACCTTGCCACGTTTGCCCTTATCTTTACCAGTAAGAACAATTACTTCATCATTTTGACGGATTTTAGCAGCCATTACATTCCCCTTACAGTACTTCTGGAGCTAAAGAAATGATCTTCATGAATTTCTCAGAACGAAGTTCACGAGTCACTGGTCCAAAAATACGAGTACCGATTGGTTGCTCAGTGTTATTATTTAAAATTACACAAGCGTTACCATCGAAACGAATAACTGAGCCATCTGGGCGACGAACACCCTTCTTGGTGCGCACAACAACTGCTTTTAGTACATCACCTTTTTTTACTTTACCGCGTGGAATTGCTTCTTTTACAGTAATTTTGATGATGTCACCAATCGCAGCATAACGACGGTGCGATCCACCTAGAACCTTGATACACATTACGCTGCGAGCGCCTGAATTATCAGCAACATCCAGCATAGTCTGTTCTTGGATCATATTAGTGCTCCGTTAAGATTAAAAAAACACCCTTTCGGGACGAACCCATCCGCACTACTCAGATAGAATGGCGGATAGGTGGCGGATTCTATCAAAAGAAAAAGAGAAAGGCAATGATAATTTACCTTTCTCTTCTTAACCTATTTACTAAATAATCCAGTTAAAATTTACCGCACTTTTAGAATTGTAAAATACCCCTATATTATTCTCAAAAGCTCATCTAATGAAAAATAAACTGCAGAAAAAATAAAATGCTCTCTTCTCTTACCTTAGATAAATTCATCAGTTTTTAGATTTTGGGAAAATCTCCTTGCCTAAAAGCCAAAGATACCGATCGAGTTCTTTTAAATTAAATCTTTCTAATTTATAAAATCTTTGAAAATCTATCAAAACCTCTTTAAATTTTCTGTAATTTTTTAAATCTTTCCTTTTAAACGCTGAAAATTTATCTACTTTATTAAAATAGAGGAGAACTTGCTCCACATAGCTATCATAAATTGGGAAAGCAATTGGATTATGATGACTACAATATTTAGTTGCAAAAGAGTAAAAATACTTCTCCTTACCACCAATTGTTACTTCTCCTAATTCACGAACTAATTCAATATCACCAGATTTTAAACGTTTATCTAGATCTTTAATACCCAAAATATGCTTTGCAAGATGATGAATAGCAAATATATTTGTACTATAAAAATCATTTAAGCATGATGTTTTCAATAAAATATCACTAATCTCAAGATTCTCAGGTAATAACTTTAGAAATAGTTTATTTAACGCTTTTTCTTGTGAAATATATTTTTCAAGTTTTTTCCATCCTTTAAGATGTTTATTAACTTCTGAAACACTGGGTTTAGGGGGTAAATATTCTTCCACATTTTCTCCACTTTATAAAACTAATGTCTAACTCAATCTAATCGTAACCATAGATTTTATATACCATCAAGTCATTACATCATGATTTCAGAATGAGGCAACGCAGCTTTTAATTTAGAGAATTCCGTTTCATTAAATTCAACAAGTTCATCATCAAAGTTCATTACTCGTCTTATATAAAGTTCTTTTAAATGATTTAATTTACTAAGTTTATACAATTCATCAATATTTATTCTATTATAGGAAAGATCTAAACTTTCTAACTTATTAAATCTAACAATCGAATTAAACATAACCTCGCTAATTAGGCCACTCCAATCTCTAAATGAAATAGATAAAATATAATTATTTAAGTAGAGTAAAGGCTCCAAATTATCAATCTCATAAACATTGTTAGGGATATTTATATTATCAAGCACTGGCTCTATAAAAGTATCATCTAACAAATATAATCCTGTTACATATTCTCCTAATAAGATTCCAAAAGTATCTCGATCATATATATCTGCTTCTGTATCAAAATCATTTTCATCGTAAAACTCTATGATGCCAATCTCCTCTTCTTGATTAGGAAGATCATGTATTAATATATACTTCATTGTATCAGATAAATGGCACCACCAATCCCAATCTGCATCAGAAATAAACTCATTGTCAGCAATCTCATCTTCTGACATTTGGCTTATCTTTCCAATTTTTTGACCATTAATAAAGTTTATTAGAGCTTTGTTAAAGTCATTGCTGTTTTTCTCATTTTCGAATTCAAAACCAACTGATTTTGCTATTTCGTCTAATATAGAGTTGAGATTGCGATGCATCACCGTTACATGTCCACTGACTTTTTCAATTAAAAACTCATCATACTCAGCATAGCCATCAGCGTCCTTTGAAAAATTAGAGTTTCCATTTATATGGGAAATAAGTCGGTAACTCAAACATTGAGGACTTTCCATTTTCCCATAGACAATACCCAATCTATTAAGAATTTCACGTAATATTTTAACTGTATCACGATATATTACTTTAACATCTTTGTCGCCTAATTCTATACGTAACTCATTATAAACTGCAAAATTTCTAATATTTTTATATCATAAACCAACTCCAATTTATTAGACAATAAAAATAGCCTATATATAATTAATATTTAAAGTTTATATAGGCTATAATTAATTATACCAAGATGCAGAATAAATATTTAACTTACTATTTTATATAGTTTCATAAAATTCATATGCACGTAATAATACTTTACTATGCAATAATCTCGCAATTTGGCAGCAATTCTTTAACTACATTTAATTCTTTATCCCCCAAGTAATCCTCTGTAAATGGGATTTTTACTTTCTCTAAATAGATTTTTTTAAGATTTTTAATATCCTTAAGTGAGTCTAATGAATATAAAAATAGATCATTACCTGAAAGATCTAATTCTTCTAATTGAGGAATACTAGCAATCATTGATATTACATATCCTTGAACAATTATATCTTTATCTCTAAGTGATAATGATGACAATTGCTTAATATGTGATAACTTGTCGAAATCATCTTCTACATCATAAACCTGCGGAATAATAAGAGAAGTAAGCGTTCCTTGGTTATATTTTCGTTCTGAATCATACTGACCAGTTAAATATTTACCTACATAGTAGCTAATGGTTGTATTTCTATCGTTAAGATCAACTGAAATAGAAATATCTCTATTTTCAGTATCCAATTCAGGAATTAAATTACGATCAGCTTCAAGGAATTTATCTTTAAGATTCCATAATAGAACACACTTCATTACATAAGATAAACTGCACCACCACTCCCAATCTTCATTAGAAATATTCCCAGTAGTATCTGTATCATTGATAAGTTCTTCTGGGAATTTATCCTCTGCTAATTTTGTCGTTTCTTTACGGGTATCAATTCCGTTGATGAAATTAATTAATCTATGACCAAAATAACGAGTATTCCACTCATCAGAATATTCAAAACCAAGATCTTCAGAAATTTCTCTTAACATGCTTCGTGTTTTTCTGTCACGACATCTGATAGTAACGGTATAATCTTCAGCAGATTCAATAATTAAATCTTTATAAATTGCACAACTTCTAATTTGTTTAGACATAACTAGCCCCAGATTACCAAAGTTTTAAAACAACTTGACCAAAGGCAACTAGGATAGGGTTACCATTTAGTTCATAGGTATTATTAGATGATGCGCTAACTTTAGGCTTAATTTTATCTCCATCTACAACCCAGATATCACCAGGGCGAACAACATATTTTGGCTTTAATTCTCGCCCATCCCATACCCAGACATCTTTAGAAGTACCAATATATTTAGGTTTAATTTCTTTACCACTTAAAACCCAAACATCACTAGAACTACCACCCGATTTAGGTTTTAGCTCACGTCCATCGCAAGACCATTTACTCGATAATGAAATTTTTGGCATAATCTTCTCCAGTACCATTATTAAAAATATTTTTATCAGTGTTTGTTTAGGTGTTATGTCAATAACACCTAAAAGAAGTATACTTCTTTGCGAAATTGACTTACTAAAAGAAAAAGTGCGGTTAAAATTCATTGAATTTTAACCGCACTTTAAAAACAAAAAAGCCAATAGACTCACACTATTGGCTTTTATTTTATTACTCTTTGTTATTAATTAAGCAATAACTGCTTTCTCAACAACACGAACTAAAGTCCAAGATTTGGTTTTTGATAGAGGGCGACATTCGCGAATCTCTACGGTATCACCAACTTTGGCTTCATTGTTCTCATCGTGTACGTGTAATTTAGTTGTACGACGGATAAATTTACCATATAAAGGGTGTTTTACCTTACGTTCAATAGCAACAACGAAAGATTTTTCCATTTTGTCGCTAACAACTTTACCTTGTACGCTACGAATTTTATCAGTCATTACTCACCCGCCTTTTCGGTTAATACAGTTTTTACACGTGCAATATCACGACGCACTTGTTTAGCCTGATGGGTTTGTTGAAGCTGACCGGTGGCTGTCTGCATACGCAACTTGAATTGTTCACCTAAAAGGTTTACTAATTCAGCATTCAGCTCTTCAACACTTTTTGTACGTAAATCTTGAGCTTTCATTACATCACCGTCTTAGTTACGAAAGTGGTCTTAACTGGCAATTTAGCAGCTGCTAATGCAAATGCATTTCTTGCTACTTCTTCAGACACACCATCCATTTCATAAAGCACTTTACCCGGTTGGATTAAGGCTACCCAGTACTCAACGTTACCTTTACCTTTACCCATACGGACTTCTAATGGTTTTTCAGTAATTGGTTTATCTGGGAATACACGAATCCAGATTTTACCTTGACGTTTTACTGCACGTGACATTGCACGACGTGCCGCTTCGATTTGACGAGCGGTTAAACGACAACGACCAACTGCTTTTAAACCGTAACTACCGAAACTAACTTCAGTACCGCCCGCGATACCACGGTTACGGCCTTTGTGAACTTTACGGAATTTTGTACGTTTTGGTTGCAACATTTAGCGTTTCTCCTTACTTACGACCTTTACCGCGTGGAGCCTTTTTAGGCTTGTCGGCAGGTTGTTGTTCTGATTGCGCAACGGCAGCCATTCCACCAAGAATTTCACCTTTGAAGATCCACACTTTAACGCCGATTACGCCGTAAGTTGTGTGAGCTTCTGCAGTGTTATAATCGATGTCCGCACGAAGAGTATGTAGAGGTACGCGACCTTCACGATACCATTCTGAACGTGCGATTTCTGCACCACCTAAACGACCGCTAACCTCAACTTTGATACCTTTAGCACCTAAACGCATAGCACTTTGTACCGCACGTTTCATTGCACGACGGAACATTACACGACGTTCTAATTGAGAAGCGATGCTATCTGCAACTAATTTCGCATCTAATTCAGGTTTTTTCACTTCAGCAATGTTGATTTGAGCAGGAACGCCAGCGATTTTAGACACTGCGTTACGTAATTTTTCAACATCTTCGCCTTTTTTACCGATTACGATACCAGGACGAGCTGTGTGAATAGTTACACGAATACTTTTAGCTGGACGCTCAATAGTAATACGTGAAACTGAAGCATTTGCTAATTCTTTATTTAAGAATTTGCGTACTTTGAAATCGCCTTCAAGATTGTCAGCGAAGTCTTGTGTATTCGCGAACCAAGTAGAGCTCCAAGGTTTAACAATACCTAGGCGAATACCATGTGGATGTACTTTTTGACCCATTGCTATTCCTCTACTTATTAACGATCTGACACAACCACAGTAATGTGGCTAGTACGTTTTAAAATACGATCTGCACGACCTTTAGCACGTGGCATAACACGTTTCATGCTAGGACCTTCATCAACGAAGATTTTAGCAACTTTAAGATCATCGATATCTGCACCGTCATTGTGCTCTGCGTTTGCAATAGCTGATTCTAAAACTTTCTTCACTAAAGCTGCTGCTTTTTTGTTAGTGAAAGTTAAGATTTCTAATGCTTGCGCAACTTTTTTACCACGAATTAAATCGGCAACTAAGCGAGCTTTTTGGGCAGAAGTGCGAGCGTAACGATGTTTTGCGATAGTTTCCATCTCTTTACCTCTTATTTCTTAGCTTTCTTATCTGCCGCGTGACCGCGGTATGTACGAGTCGGTGCAAATTCACCAAGCTTATGACCGATCATTTCATCAGATACATAAACAGGAACGTGCTGACGACCATTATGGACTGCGATGGTCAATCCGATCATTGATGGAATGATCATTGAACGACGGGACCAAGTTTTGATTGGTTTTTTATCCCCGCTTTCCACCGCCTTCTCTACCTTCTTCAACAAGTGTAGGTCAAGGAAAGGACCCTTCTTGAGAGAACGTGGCATGGCTAATCCTCTTTAATTTAATCTATTATTTGCCACGACGACGTACGATATATTTATCAGTACGTTTGTTGTGACGAGTTTTCTTACCTTTGGTTTGAACGCCCCAAGGAGTTACTGGGTGTTTACCAAAGTTACGACCTTCACCACCACCGTGTGGGTGATCTACTGGGTTCATTGCTGTACCACGAACTGTAGGGCGAATACCTCTCCAGCGGTTAGCGCCAGCTTTACCCAATACGCGAAGCATATGTTCTGAGTTACCAACTTCACCGATTGTAGCAACACATTCAGCTAATACTTTACGCATTTCGCCTGAACGTAAACGTAAAGTTACGTAGTTGCCTTCACGTGCGATGATTTGTACATAAGCACCAGCAGAACGAGCGATTTGACCGCCTTTACCTGGTTTTAATTCAACGTTATGTACTGTTGAACCAACTGGGATATTACGCATTGGTAATGAGTTACCCACTTTAATTGGTGAGTTTACGCCAGCTTGGATTTGATCGCCTACTGACAAACCTTTAGGTGCTAAGATATAACGGCGTTCACCATCTTTATAAAGCACTAAAGCAATGTTAGCAGAACGGTTTGGATCATATTCTAAACGCTCAACAACCGCTGGGATGTCTAACTTGTTACGTTTGAAATCGATTAAACGGTAGTGTTGTTTGTGACCGCCACCAATGTGACGAGTAGTAATACGACCATAGTTGTTACGACCACCAGTTTTAGATTTAGTATCTAGAAGAGGTGCGTAAGGTTTACCCTTGTGTAATTCAGGGTTCACGATTTTAACAACGTGACGACGACCAGCGGAGGTCGGCTTACATTTAACGATAGCCATTCTCTAATTTCCTCCGATTACTCTGCACTGTCCACGAAGTCCAAGTTTTGGCCTTCGGCTAAAGTTACATAAGCTTTTTTCCAGTCGCTGCGACGACCCATTTTGCTACCACGGCGTTTAGTTTTACCTTTAACAACCACGGTACGAACAGAGTCAACTTTTACTTCAAATAATTGAGCAACAGCAGCAGCAATTTCAGCTTTGTTCGCATCTAAAGCAACTTTAAGTACAACAGTGTTAGATTTTTCAGCATTGTTAGTTGCTTTTTCAGAGATGTGCGGTGCACGTAGCACGCTTAGCAAACGTTCTTGACTCATGCTAGGATCTCCTCAATTTGTTTCACAGCGTCAACAGTAACAATCACTTTATCGAAAGCGATTAAGCTAACTGGATCGATACCTTGAACATCACGTACATCAACTTTATATAAGTTACGTGCTGCTAAGAATAGATTTTCATCTAAACTTGCTGTGATAATTAATGCATCTTCAACTGCTAAATCTTTTAATTTTTGTACTAAAACTTTAGTTTTTGGTGCATCTAATTCGAATTTTTCAACAACAACCAAACGGTCTTGACGAACTAATTCAGAAAGAATGCTTTTGATAGCACCACGGTACATTTTCTTGTTCACTTTTTGGCTGTGATCTTGTGGTTTAGCCGCGAAGGTTATACCACCAGAACGCCAGATTGGTGATTTAATATCACCAGCACGAGCACGACCTGTACCTTTTTGACGCCAAGGTTTTTTACCTGAACCAGACACTTCAGCACGAGTTTTTTGAGCACGAGTACCTTGACGCGCACCTGCTGCATAAGCAACAACAACTTGGTGGATCAACGCTTCGTTAAACTCACGTCCGAAGGTAGTTTCAGAAACAGTTAGTGCGTTTGCACCTACAACTTGTAATTCCATCTCTATCTCCTAGACTTATGCTTTAACTGCTGGCTTAACGATAACATCGCCATTGATAGCACCAGGTACAGAACCTTTTACTAATAGCAATTTACGCTCAGCATCTACACGAACAACTTCAAGTGATTGAACAGTTACACGTTCAGCACCTAAATGTCCTGCCATTTTTTTACCTTTAAACACACGACCTGGAGTTTGGTTTTGACCAATAGAACCAAGTACACGATGTGATAAAGAGTTACCATGAGTCGCATCTTGAGTACGGAAGTTCCAACGTTTAACACCACCTTGGAAACCTTTACCTTTAGAAGTACCAGTAACATCTACTTTTTTAACATCTGCAAAGATGTCAACATTGATTTCTTGACCTAAAGTGAATTCTTCACCTTCAGTACGAAATTCCCATAAACCGCGACCAGCCTCAACACCTGCTTTCACGAAATGACCTGCTTCAGGTTTAGTTACACGATTCGCTTTTTTAGAACCAGTAGTAACTTGAACTGCAGTATAGCCATCGTTTTCAAGAGTTTTAACTTGAGTTACGCGGTTGGCTTCGATTTCGATAACGGTAACTGGTACAGAAACACCGTCTTCATTGAAGATACGGGTCATACCAACTTTACGACCGACTAAACCAATCATTGTAATAACCTCTTAATTAACCTAGGCTGATCTGCACGTCCACGCCGGCAGCCAAATCTAAACGCATTAATGCATCAACAGTTTTTTCTGTTGGCTCTACGATATCTACTAAACGTTTGTGAGTACGAATTTCGTATTGGTCACGTGCGTCTTTATTTACGTGTGGAGAAATCAACACGGTGAAACGCTCTTTACGAGTTGGTAAAGGAATTGGACCACGAACTTGTGCACCAGTACGTTTAGCTGTTTCTACGATCTCCGCAGTAGATTGATCGATCAAACGGTGATCGAAAGCTTTTAAGCGGATACGGATTCTTTGGTTCTGCATTAGACCAGAGCTCCAATAAAATTTAGCTAATAAAAAAACCAACACCAATCACAATTCTAACTTCAAAATAGAAAAGGAGGTGCAAGTTACCTGTTATATAGTCTCCAAATCGGAAACATTGTTTAGCGTGACATATCGTCATGCTCGTTTAATAAATGATTACATTAAACGACTTTCATATTGAAAGTCTGCAAATACTACACAAAAGTTAAACAAATTGCAAGGGATTTATTCAAAGCAAATAAAAAGTGCGGTCATTTATCGCCATATTTTCTAATCGAAAAATACCTAGAAAAATCACCGCACTTCACATATTAAAATTACTGATGGTTATCTAATAGCGTGATATGTCGTTTTGCTACAATCCACGCACCAACATATCCCATAATTAAACAGCACACTAATAAGAATACAAATTCCCCAACACCTAATCCATTCAAACTGAATTGGACGGCAAAAATATCCGTTACATATTTCACGGCAGAAGTAAAATAGCTGATAATAAAGCTACTAAAAATTGCAGCAACTAATCCACCTAACACGGCATAAATCATCCCTGTATAAAGATAAGGACGAAGGATAAATTGATCTGTTGCACCAAGCAATTTCATCACATCAATACTTGATCGGCTACTATACACATCAGAGCGAATACTGTTACCAATAACTAAAAATACCGCTATCGTCATTAATACAGTGCAGAAAATTGCCACATGGGCAATTAACCAAGAAAGTGCGGTTAATTTTTCCATCCAATCGTTATCCAAGCGAACTTCTTGTACCCCTTTGATTTTATTTAAATTGGTACGTAACTCATCACGTTTTTCTGAAACATTAAATTCGCTCGTTGGTTTTACCATAACGACCGCAGGTAATGGATTATCATCTAAAATTTCTAATTCTTCACCAAAGCCAGACCAACTTTTGAATTCTTTTAAACTTTCTTGACGAGAGACATAATTCAGTGATTCCACCCCCTCTTGTTGACGGATTTTCTCTACCACTAAATTCGCGTCTTCTTCACTTAAATTTTTGTGAAGATAAATCGTCAATTCACTTTCCGGATAAAATTGCGTGGTCGCTAAATGTAAATTTTTCCACATTAAATAGCTCACGGTTGGGATCGTCAGAGAAACAGCGATAACCAAAATCGTGAGCAGCGTGCCAAATTTACGTTGCCATAAATCCGCCCATACTGCACGCAAAGTATAGGCTGTTTGAACAAAAACAGATGCATCCGGTCGGCTCATGATTATTCCTTAATAACGTAAATAACCTTGTTCAAGCACAAGACAAGGTTTTGGTTTTTGTTGAATTAAATTAATGTCGTGAGTAGCAATTAACACGGTCATTCCAAGGCGATTAAATTCTTCAAACAAATTAAAAATGCCTAAAGAAAGTTCATCGTCTAAATTACCCGTTGGTTCATCTGCCAATAAGAGTTGAGGTTTATGCACAATCGCACGTGCAATATCAACACGTTGCTGCTCCCCGCCAGAAATTTGTGGTGGCAAATAGTGCGCTTTATTACGTAATCCTACACGATCTAAAGATGCCATTGCTCGAGTATTCGCATCTTTTGGATGCATACCTGCAATAATCAACGGCAATGCCACATTTTCCACCACAGTACGATCTGTTAATAAACGATAATCTTGATGAACCATACCAATTTGGCGACGCAGAAATGGAATTTCATATTTCGACAAGCGAGTAATATCGTGTCCGTTAAACCAAATTTGACCAGCATTGGCTTTTTCCATTCCCATAATAAGCTTGAGTAATGTACTTTTCCCTGCGCCTGAATGCCCAACTAAGTAAGTCATACTTCCCACTGGAAGATGAAAATTCAAGCCTTGTAACGCTGGCTGCGTTGCACCATGATAGGCTTTAGAAACATTTGAGAACTTAATCACAATTTTTCCTTATTCTTTTTATTCTTCTTCATGAACGAATAATGCCTCAATAAATTCTTTGGCATTAAACTCACGTAAATCTTCAATTTTCTCGCCCACGCCAATATAACGAATAGGCAACTTAAACTGATCGGCTATGGCAAAAATCACGCCGCCTTTTGCCGTGCCATCTAATTTTGTTAGAGAGATCCCTGTTAAACCGACAGCCTCATTAAATAACTTCGCTTGGCTAATAGCATTTTGTCCCGTTCCAGCATCCAGCGTAAGCATAATTTCATGTGGTGCAGTTTCGTCATATTTTTTCATAACACGAACAATTTTTTTCAGTTCGTCCATTAAGTTATTTTTATTCTGAAGACGACCCGCCGTATCCGCAATAAGAATATCAATATTGCGTGCAGCCGCTGATTGCATCGCATCAAAAATTACCGATGCAGAATCAGAGCCAGTGCTTTGCGAAACAACTGGAATATGATTACGTTCTCCCCAAACTTGAAGCTGCTCAACAGCCGCTGCACGGAAAGTATCGCCCGCCGCAAGCATCACTGATTTTCCTTCAGCCTGAAATTTACGTGCGAGCTTACCAATTGTCGTTGTTTTACCCACGCCATTTACGCCCACCATTAAAATCACATAAGGTTTTTTCGTGCTATCAATCTCTAACGGTTGTGCTACTGGCTCAAGAATATCCGCCATTTCTACTTTTAATTGTTGATATAAAAGCTCGGCATCTTGTAATTCTTTACGGCTTGCATGTTCAGTCAAATTTTTGATGATTTTACTTGTTGTCGGCACACCAATATCCGCAATCAAAAGTTGCTCTTCTAATTCTTCAAACAACTCATCATCAATTTTCTTTCCTAAGAAAAAGCTACGAAACCCCGCGCCAATATTTTGTTTAGTTTTCAGTAATCCCTTAACTAAACGACTAAAAAAGCCACCTTCACTTGGCTTTTCGCGAGTTTCAATTTCAACAACAGGCTGAAGATCATCTTCTAACTTTTTCGCTTCGATGATTTCTTCGACTGGCTCAAGTGCGGTTGAAATTTCCTGTATTTTTTCTTCTTCGACTAAATCATGAGTTTCAAGTTTTTCAATAGACGACTCGATATCTTTTATCTTTTCTTCTTCAATTATCGGCTCAATTTTAGGTTCATCTTGCTTTTTATTACGCCCAAATAACGATGCCCAAAATCCGCCTTTTTTATTTTCTTCAGCCATAAAATGCTCTCTTAACTGTAATCCGATAAAAATGTCGTTCATTCTAGCAAAAAATCGTCTAAACTAAGCACAATTTTCAATAAAAATCGAATCTTTATGAAAAAAATACAAACGCCAAATGCAAAGGGCGAGGTTCGCATTATTGCTGGACTATGGCGAGGGCGAAAACTTCCCGTATTAAATTCAGAAGGCTTACGCCCAACTGGCGATAGAGTGAAAGAAACGCTTTTTAATTGGTTAATGCCTTATATCCACCAATCTGAATGTTTAGATGGCTTTGCGGGGAGTGGTTCATTAGGTTTTGAAGCACTTTCTCGCCAAGCGAAAAAAGTGACTTTTTTAGAACTAGATAAAACCGTCGCCAATCAATTAAAAAAGAATTTACAAACGCTCAAATGCTCATCTGAACAGGCTGAAGTGATTAATCAAAGTAGTTTGGATTTTCTAAAACAGCCACAAAATCAACCGCACTTTGATGTGGTGTTTTTAGATCCCCCCTTTCATTTTAATTTGGCAGAACAAGCAATTAACTTGCTTTGTGAAAATAATTGGCTAAAACCCAATGCGTTAATTTACGTAGAAACAGAGAAAGACAAACCGCTCATCACTCCTGAAAACTGGACGTTATTGAAAGAAAAAACGACAGGAATGGTGAGTTATCGTTTATATCAGAATTAGAGAAAAATTATGTTAGATATCGTTTTATATGA comes from Haemophilus haemolyticus and encodes:
- the rplE gene encoding 50S ribosomal protein L5; its protein translation is MAKLHDYYRDQVVSELKNKFGYKSVMQVPRIEKITLNMGVGEALTDKKLLDNAVADLAAISGQKPLVTKARKSVAGFKIRQGYPIGCKVTLRGERMWEFFERLITIAVPRIRDFRGLSAKSFDGRGNYSMGVREQIIFPEIDYDKVDRVRGLDITITTTAKNDEEGQALLAAFNFPFRK
- the rplX gene encoding 50S ribosomal protein L24, giving the protein MAAKIRQNDEVIVLTGKDKGKRGKVTKVLPNGKVFVEGINIITKHEKPVPALGKAGGLVKKEAAIDASNVAIFNPKTNKADRVGFRFEDGKKVRFFKSNNEII
- the rplN gene encoding 50S ribosomal protein L14, which translates into the protein MIQEQTMLDVADNSGARSVMCIKVLGGSHRRYAAIGDIIKITVKEAIPRGKVKKGDVLKAVVVRTKKGVRRPDGSVIRFDGNACVILNNNTEQPIGTRIFGPVTRELRSEKFMKIISLAPEVL
- the rpsQ gene encoding 30S ribosomal protein S17, with protein sequence MTDKIRSVQGKVVSDKMEKSFVVAIERKVKHPLYGKFIRRTTKLHVHDENNEAKVGDTVEIRECRPLSKTKSWTLVRVVEKAVIA
- the rpmC gene encoding 50S ribosomal protein L29; this translates as MKAQDLRTKSVEELNAELVNLLGEQFKLRMQTATGQLQQTHQAKQVRRDIARVKTVLTEKAGE
- the rplP gene encoding 50S ribosomal protein L16, which translates into the protein MLQPKRTKFRKVHKGRNRGIAGGTEVSFGSYGLKAVGRCRLTARQIEAARRAMSRAVKRQGKIWIRVFPDKPITEKPLEVRMGKGKGNVEYWVALIQPGKVLYEMDGVSEEVARNAFALAAAKLPVKTTFVTKTVM
- the rpsC gene encoding 30S ribosomal protein S3; translation: MGQKVHPHGIRLGIVKPWSSTWFANTQDFADNLEGDFKVRKFLNKELANASVSRITIERPAKSIRVTIHTARPGIVIGKKGEDVEKLRNAVSKIAGVPAQINIAEVKKPELDAKLVADSIASQLERRVMFRRAMKRAVQSAMRLGAKGIKVEVSGRLGGAEIARSEWYREGRVPLHTLRADIDYNTAEAHTTYGVIGVKVWIFKGEILGGMAAVAQSEQQPADKPKKAPRGKGRK
- the rplV gene encoding 50S ribosomal protein L22, producing METIAKHRYARTSAQKARLVADLIRGKKVAQALEILTFTNKKAAALVKKVLESAIANAEHNDGADIDDLKVAKIFVDEGPSMKRVMPRAKGRADRILKRTSHITVVVSDR
- the rpsS gene encoding 30S ribosomal protein S19, translated to MPRSLKKGPFLDLHLLKKVEKAVESGDKKPIKTWSRRSMIIPSMIGLTIAVHNGRQHVPVYVSDEMIGHKLGEFAPTRTYRGHAADKKAKK
- the rplB gene encoding 50S ribosomal protein L2 translates to MAIVKCKPTSAGRRHVVKIVNPELHKGKPYAPLLDTKSKTGGRNNYGRITTRHIGGGHKQHYRLIDFKRNKLDIPAVVERLEYDPNRSANIALVLYKDGERRYILAPKGLSVGDQIQAGVNSPIKVGNSLPMRNIPVGSTVHNVELKPGKGGQIARSAGAYVQIIAREGNYVTLRLRSGEMRKVLAECVATIGEVGNSEHMLRVLGKAGANRWRGIRPTVRGTAMNPVDHPHGGGEGRNFGKHPVTPWGVQTKGKKTRHNKRTDKYIVRRRGK
- the rplW gene encoding 50S ribosomal protein L23, coding for MSQERLLSVLRAPHISEKATNNAEKSNTVVLKVALDANKAEIAAAVAQLFEVKVDSVRTVVVKGKTKRRGSKMGRRSDWKKAYVTLAEGQNLDFVDSAE
- the rplD gene encoding 50S ribosomal protein L4, which encodes MELQVVGANALTVSETTFGREFNEALIHQVVVAYAAGARQGTRAQKTRAEVSGSGKKPWRQKGTGRARAGDIKSPIWRSGGITFAAKPQDHSQKVNKKMYRGAIKSILSELVRQDRLVVVEKFELDAPKTKVLVQKLKDLAVEDALIITASLDENLFLAARNLYKVDVRDVQGIDPVSLIAFDKVIVTVDAVKQIEEILA